One genomic region from Amphiprion ocellaris isolate individual 3 ecotype Okinawa chromosome 20, ASM2253959v1, whole genome shotgun sequence encodes:
- the itgb1bp1 gene encoding integrin beta-1-binding protein 1 codes for MFRKVKKRHSSSSSQSSEISTKSKSVDSSLGGLSRSSTVASLDTDSTKSSGNSTSETCAEFRVKYVGSIEKLQFDMSKTLQEPLDLINYIDAAQQDGKLPFVPGEEEMVLGVSKYGVKVASLDQCDVLHRHPLYLIVRMLCYDDGLGAGKNLLALKTTDTKQEECSIWVYQCSSSEQAQSICKVLSASFDCALTSDKS; via the exons ATGTTTCGGAAAGTCAAAAAgcgccacagcagcagcagctcgcaAAGCAGTGAGATCAGCACCAAAAGCAAG tCTGTTGACTCCAGTTTGGGAGGACTTTCCAGATCGAGCACCGTCGCCAGCCTTGATACAGATTCCACCAAGAGCTCAG GGAACAGCACGTCTGAGACATGTGCTGAGTTCCGGGTAAAATACGTGGGATCCATTGAGAAGTTACAGTTTGACATGAGCAAGACCCTCCAGGAACCTCTGGACCTCATCAATTACATTGATGCTGCTCAG CAAGATGGAAAGCTGCCCTTTGTTCCTGGGGAGGAGGAGATGGTTCTGGGAGTGTCCAAATATGGAGTCAAAGTGGCCTCACTGGACCAGTGT GATGTGCTGCATCGCCACCCTCTCTACCTGATAGTCCGTATGCTGTGCTATGATGATGGTCTGGGTGCAGGGAAGAACCTCCTGGCTCTGAAAACCACTGACACAAAGCAAGAGGAGTGCAGCATCTGGGTCTAccagtgcagcagctca GAGCAGGCTCAGTCCATCTGTAAGGTGCTGTCGGCTTCTTTTGACTGCGCTCTGACATCAGACAAGTCCTGA
- the LOC111565927 gene encoding cleavage and polyadenylation specificity factor subunit 3, with protein MATKRKVDMIVPAEESDQLLIRPLGAGQEVGRSCIILEFKGRKIMLDCGIHPGLEGMDALPYIDLIDPAEIDLLLISHFHLDHCGALPWFLQKTSFKGRTFMTHATKAIYRWLLSDYVKVSNISADDMLYTETDLEESMDKIETINFHEVKEVAGIKFWCYHAGHVLGAAMFMIEIAGVKLLYTGDFSRQEDRHLMAAEIPSVKPDILIIESTYGTHIHEKREEREARFCNTVHDIVNREGRCLIPVFALGRAQELLLILDEYWQNHPELHDIPIYYASSLAKKCMAVYQTYVNAMNDKIRKAININNPFVFKHISNLKSMDHFDDIGPSVVMASPGMMQSGLSRELFESWCTDKRNGVIIAGYCVEGTLAKHIMSEPEEITTMSGQKLQLKMSVDYISFSAHTDYQQTSEFIRALKPPHVILVHGEQNEMARLKAALIREYEDNDQVHIEVHNPRNTEAVTLNFRGEKLAKVMGSLADKKCIQGQRVSGILVKKNFNYHILNPSDLSTYTELAMSTVKQTQAIPFTGPYSLLVCHLRNLTGDVEELDGTEKNTLKIFKNITLIHEAGMVLLEWIANPLNDMYADAVTTVVLEVQSNPKAQKVMETQSAIMDMDVFQTRLEVMLQDMFGGECVDFSDGKNICVTVDGKTVHICLETRLVSYEDECTEDDSLREMVELAVQRLYDALNPVI; from the exons atggCTACAAAACGAAAAGTAGACATGATTGTCCCCGCCGAGGAAAGCGACCAGCTGCTAATTCGTCCACT GGGTGCTGGTCAGGAGGTTGGGCGGTCATGTATTATCCTGGAGTTCAAAGGAAGGAAAATTATG CTGGACTGTGGCATTCACCCTGGCTTGGAGGGAATGGATGCTCTCCCTTACATAGACTTGATCGACCCAGCTGAGATAGACCTGCTGCTCATCAGCCA TTTCCACCTGGATCACTGCGGAGCTCTGCCTTGGTTCCTCCAGAAGACCAGCTTTAAAGGGAGGACATTCATGACCCACGCCACTAAGGCCATTTACCGCTGGCTGCTATCAGATTACGTCAAAGTCAG caACATCTCTGCAGACGACATGTTGTACACTGAGACTGACCTGGAGGAGAGCATGGACAAGATTGAGACCATCAACTTCCACGAGGTCAAGGAAGTGGCTGGGATCAAATTTTGGTGCTACCACGCTGGTCATGTGCTGGGAGCTGCCATGTTCATGATCGAAATAGCTGGAGTGAaa CTGCTGTACACAGGAGACTTCTCCCGACAAGAAGACAGACATCTCATGGCTGCTGAGATCCCCAGTGTCAAACCTGACATCTTAATCATa gaGTCAACCTATGGTACTCATATCCATGAAAAGAGGGAGGAGCGTGAAGCTCGGTTCTGTAATACAGTCCATGACATTGTCAACAGAGAGGGCCGCTGTTTAATCCCTGTGTTCGCTTTGGGACGGGCCCAGGAACTGTTGCTTATTTTAG ATGAGTACTGGCAGAACCACCCAGAGCTCCATGACATCCCCATTTATTATGCTTCATCCCTGGCCAAGAAGTGCATGGCTGTGTACCAGACTTATGTCAACGCAATGAATGACAAGATCCGCAAGGCCATAAACATCAACAATCCTTTTGTCTTCAAACACATCAGCAACCTAAAG AGCATGGATCACTTTGATGACATCGGCCCCAGTGTGGTGATGGCGTCTCCAGGTATGATGCAGAGCGGCTTGTCCAGAGAGCTCTTTGAGAGCTGGTGCACTGATAAGAGGAATGGAGTTATCATCGCTGGATACTGTGTGGAGGGGACACTGGCCAAG CACATCATGTCTGAGCCTGAGGAGATCACCACCATGTCCGgacagaagctgcagctgaagatGTCGGTGGACTACATCTCCTTTTCTGCTCACACTGACTACCAGCAGACCAGCGAGTTCATCAGGGCTCTCAAACCACCGCATGTG aTCTTGGTACACGGGGAGCAGAATGAGATGGCCCGTCTGAAGGCTGCGCTGATCAGGGAATATGAGGATAATGATCAGGTTCATATCGAAGTCCACAACCCTCGCAACACAGAGGCTGTCACACTGAACTTCAGAGGAGAGAAACTGGCCAAG GTGATGGGCTCACTGGCTGATAAGAAATGCATTCAGGGTCAGAGAGTGTCAGGAATACTAGTGAAGAAGAACTTCAACTACCACATTCTCAACCCCTCTGACCTGTCCA CCTACACAGAGCTGGCCATGAGCACAGTGAAACAGACCCAGGCCATCCCCTTCACTGGACCTTACTCGCTACTCGTCTGCCATCTGAGGAACCTCACTG GTGATGTGGAAGAGCTGGATGGAACCGAGAAGAACACTTTAAAGatctttaaaaacatcactCTGATCCATGAGGCTGGCAtggtgctgctggag TGGATAGCTAACCCTCTCAATGACATGTATGCCGATGCTGTCACCACTGTGGTACTGGAAGTCCAGTCAAACCCAAAGGCTCAAAAAG TCATGGAGACTCAGAGCGCCATTATGGACATGGATGTCTTCCAAACCCGGCTAGAAGTCATGTTGCA GGACATGTTTGGAGGAGAATGTGTGGACTTCAGTGATGGTAAAAACATCTGTGTGACAGTAGATGGGAAGACAGTTCACATTTGCTTGGAAACAAGG TTGGTGTCCTACGAGGATGAATGCACAGAGGATGACTCGCTGAGAGAGATGGTAGAACTGGCGGTGCAGCGGCTCTATGATGCCCTGAACCCAGTTATCTGA